In Thermococcus stetteri, the following proteins share a genomic window:
- a CDS encoding type II toxin-antitoxin system VapC family toxin, whose product MLGGERGFVIDTNVIIGVFFYNSNHPQLKQRMGILDKCRLVLALSKDKKVAVPRVAVVEVISVAKRLSGDQKFAMRLGNAVENSFEVIGEEKLYDAAKTIASTEAPSGFDTYFLALALERGYSLITRDRPMCTHADSLGVHCLLIDESTSEGDIRKFMGV is encoded by the coding sequence ATGTTAGGGGGAGAAAGAGGGTTCGTTATTGACACAAACGTCATTATAGGGGTTTTTTTTTACAATTCGAATCATCCTCAATTGAAGCAAAGAATGGGAATTCTTGATAAGTGCCGGCTTGTGCTGGCTCTCTCCAAGGACAAGAAAGTCGCAGTCCCCAGAGTTGCTGTTGTGGAGGTTATCAGTGTTGCCAAAAGACTGAGCGGCGACCAAAAATTCGCGATGAGACTTGGGAATGCCGTTGAGAACTCATTTGAAGTCATTGGTGAAGAGAAATTATATGATGCCGCTAAGACCATAGCGTCTACTGAAGCTCCCTCTGGATTTGATACCTATTTCTTGGCCCTTGCCCTTGAGAGGGGATACTCTCTAATAACCCGGGACAGACCTATGTGCACCCATGCTGATAGTCTGGGCGTGCACTGTCTCTTAATTGACGAATCCACGAGTGAAGGTGACATCAGAAAGTTCATGGGGGTGTAA
- a CDS encoding adenylate kinase has product MNILIFGPPGSGKSTHSRTIVEKYSLVYISSGDLIRKEIERKSSLGREMEAYLSRGDLIPDTIVNTLIISKLRRQRENFILDGYPRTPEQVIVLENYLFDHGIKLDLALEIFIDEDTSVERISGRRICPNCGAVYHVKYNPPKVPGVCDVCGSRLIQRADDREEVVRKRYRIYTKNMGPIIKFYRAKGIYVRVDGDGTIGEVWKRIQPLLDYIHSREEKRKEHE; this is encoded by the coding sequence ATGAACATACTTATCTTTGGCCCACCAGGAAGTGGAAAGAGCACTCACTCAAGGACAATAGTGGAAAAGTACAGCCTCGTTTATATCTCCTCAGGTGACCTAATAAGGAAGGAGATTGAGAGAAAGTCTTCCCTCGGAAGGGAGATGGAAGCATATCTTAGCAGGGGCGATTTGATTCCTGATACAATCGTTAATACTCTGATAATCTCAAAGCTCCGCCGGCAGAGGGAGAACTTCATACTCGATGGCTATCCACGGACACCTGAGCAGGTGATAGTCCTTGAGAACTACCTCTTTGACCACGGCATTAAGCTGGATCTAGCCCTCGAGATCTTCATAGACGAGGACACGAGCGTTGAGAGGATATCGGGGAGGAGGATATGCCCGAATTGTGGGGCGGTCTATCATGTAAAGTACAATCCTCCCAAAGTACCTGGAGTATGTGACGTTTGCGGCTCTCGGCTCATCCAGAGGGCAGACGACAGGGAAGAAGTCGTTAGAAAGAGGTACAGGATATACACAAAGAACATGGGGCCTATAATAAAGTTCTACCGCGCCAAGGGGATATACGTAAGGGTAGATGGGGACGGGACAATAGGGGAAGTGTGGAAGCGAATACAGCCACTCCTAGATTATATCCACTCACGCGAAGAGAAGAGGAAGGAGCACGAATGA
- a CDS encoding STT3 domain-containing protein yields the protein MKTEIKEKSEKKNPKNDQVLPRTYSYFKEYGLPLFVLLLAYIGYRIRAVTSQFKLFLDPDTFYHFEMYKLAIQEWIPKYYAYAEPPMGIKPSSYLGLYTVQAMFYKATHALFGLGELDAFKVWPPFVGAMMVIGIYLVVKKLHSNWAGFWGAALMAGFWGAITKTYSGNNRGEGPFVMFFLFTVYFLLLYLDEERWNWKKILGLALFLLISPFYMAVWAGSPLGAMILLATAVIVPVIFFIVGKTEQLRRFVIEYYPVLGLSIVVGLLLSGSGFIGIKSFLVFSLEVLIASSILVLVMLYGGKFLNFSDWIHRLGTVVGIGIAGFLAFYAYFGKALFNFLKAATQSTPLYQTVAELKTPSWKYIITTFSLKPKGSENGDSIIFILSILGLIVMSWRFYKDMKESNYEAYEAYKHFIPLFHYIGTIYLFKQAVRFSFQASVAAIILAAIAMGEAFLYVERMKDTFTVKALYTAFLIMMLIPMPYVAASYSYDNQHRMMDAYKTINPKMPGSVPEAWTDALLWIKNNSDPYTTVLSWWDYGYWEESSLLSHRRAVSDGGHGYDRRYIIAKFFSHSGNNGEVDLEAWGDDYVITFLDPFDGQSDFGKFNAIAYLGGAITHGEGYAMFGYVDPKDIVSPDNKSVLVKVSGGYIKPKLVMDLINGRMTKNDGQVSPYVLYIYPYMTADNRIWPVGILAYDKVAFSNYVQLGLNVPISLNGDDAEKLFANFKLQYVGYNGRLKRSEYRIYDPSVRVYKFNPFAIYRIEALVNGTWTKVYDSIDGGDLEIKVGNTTVPLTGEQKLKLYISAFGRDVKNGTIVFEAYNGTELVDKQVLVRGLNINHLNETPVEVTVNIPQADKYRFVLLQEGPVGVTNGPVYVNGKIANPSMPLRPGESGKIELTEAFEKDYRGVKFTLRGVVYYYVAPHGNDIYNPTFYLEPHMDIIGYIPVKELDRVQKGDNVISGQASVPREFFSAYIQELKKKYGDKVVIVSQRLEPIFLVQKEYVLWEGH from the coding sequence ATGAAGACTGAAATTAAAGAAAAATCGGAAAAGAAGAACCCAAAAAACGATCAGGTTCTTCCTAGAACCTATTCTTATTTCAAGGAGTACGGACTGCCCCTTTTTGTCCTGTTGCTTGCGTACATCGGATACAGGATCAGAGCCGTGACTTCGCAATTCAAGCTGTTCCTTGACCCAGACACCTTTTATCACTTTGAAATGTACAAGCTGGCTATCCAAGAGTGGATCCCCAAGTATTATGCCTACGCAGAACCGCCAATGGGAATAAAACCAAGTAGCTACCTTGGACTTTACACAGTCCAAGCTATGTTCTATAAAGCCACCCATGCTCTCTTTGGCCTTGGAGAGCTGGATGCGTTTAAGGTTTGGCCGCCCTTCGTTGGGGCAATGATGGTCATAGGTATCTACCTAGTAGTTAAAAAGCTCCATTCAAACTGGGCAGGCTTCTGGGGAGCCGCCTTAATGGCGGGCTTCTGGGGGGCAATAACGAAAACCTACTCCGGCAACAACCGTGGAGAAGGACCTTTTGTAATGTTCTTCCTGTTCACAGTCTACTTCTTGCTCCTCTACCTCGACGAAGAGCGCTGGAACTGGAAGAAGATCCTTGGACTGGCACTGTTCTTACTCATCAGTCCATTCTACATGGCCGTTTGGGCCGGAAGTCCATTGGGTGCCATGATCCTGCTAGCGACCGCTGTAATAGTCCCAGTGATATTCTTTATAGTTGGTAAAACTGAACAGCTCAGGCGCTTTGTGATAGAGTACTACCCAGTTCTTGGCCTTTCCATTGTGGTTGGGCTCCTGCTCTCTGGAAGCGGTTTCATCGGCATCAAGAGCTTCCTAGTATTTTCACTTGAAGTCCTCATCGCAAGTTCCATCCTCGTGCTGGTGATGCTGTACGGAGGAAAGTTCCTGAACTTCTCCGACTGGATTCACAGGCTTGGAACAGTAGTTGGCATTGGAATTGCCGGATTTTTGGCGTTCTACGCCTACTTTGGAAAGGCGCTCTTCAACTTCCTTAAAGCCGCCACTCAGTCAACCCCCCTCTACCAGACGGTGGCGGAGCTCAAAACTCCGAGCTGGAAATACATAATAACAACGTTCAGCCTCAAGCCCAAGGGCTCAGAGAATGGGGACAGCATAATTTTCATACTTTCTATTCTCGGGCTCATTGTTATGAGCTGGAGGTTTTACAAGGATATGAAGGAGTCCAACTATGAAGCCTATGAAGCTTACAAGCACTTTATTCCATTGTTCCACTACATCGGTACTATCTACCTCTTCAAGCAGGCCGTCCGTTTCTCATTCCAGGCCTCTGTGGCTGCAATCATCCTAGCTGCCATAGCGATGGGTGAGGCCTTTCTCTACGTCGAGAGAATGAAGGACACCTTTACTGTGAAAGCTCTCTACACGGCCTTCCTGATAATGATGCTCATACCAATGCCCTACGTTGCTGCGAGCTACTCCTATGACAACCAGCATAGAATGATGGACGCGTACAAGACAATAAATCCAAAAATGCCTGGCAGTGTGCCAGAGGCCTGGACCGACGCACTGTTGTGGATTAAGAACAACAGCGATCCGTACACAACGGTTCTCAGCTGGTGGGACTATGGTTACTGGGAAGAGTCAAGTCTATTAAGTCACCGTAGGGCAGTCAGTGACGGTGGTCATGGCTATGACAGAAGGTACATCATAGCAAAGTTCTTCTCCCACAGTGGAAACAATGGGGAAGTTGATCTGGAAGCTTGGGGAGATGACTACGTGATAACTTTCCTAGACCCCTTCGATGGACAGAGCGACTTCGGAAAGTTCAACGCCATAGCATACCTCGGTGGTGCAATAACCCACGGAGAAGGATATGCGATGTTTGGATACGTAGATCCAAAGGACATTGTTTCTCCAGACAACAAGAGCGTTCTCGTTAAGGTGAGCGGCGGGTACATAAAGCCCAAGCTTGTTATGGATCTTATAAACGGTAGGATGACTAAAAACGATGGACAGGTATCCCCCTATGTGCTTTACATATACCCCTACATGACAGCGGACAACAGGATATGGCCTGTGGGGATACTAGCCTATGATAAGGTGGCCTTCAGCAACTACGTTCAGCTTGGACTGAACGTTCCGATATCTCTCAACGGGGATGACGCTGAAAAGCTCTTTGCGAACTTCAAGCTCCAGTACGTTGGTTACAATGGTCGCTTAAAGAGAAGCGAGTATAGAATTTACGACCCAAGTGTTAGGGTCTACAAGTTTAATCCGTTTGCCATATATCGCATTGAGGCCCTTGTCAACGGAACCTGGACAAAGGTCTATGACTCGATTGACGGCGGTGATCTTGAAATAAAGGTAGGCAACACGACTGTTCCACTCACAGGTGAGCAGAAGCTTAAGCTGTACATTTCAGCGTTTGGAAGGGACGTAAAGAACGGAACTATAGTGTTTGAGGCGTACAATGGAACGGAACTTGTTGACAAGCAGGTGCTCGTTAGGGGCCTAAACATCAACCACCTCAACGAGACTCCAGTGGAAGTCACCGTAAATATCCCGCAGGCGGACAAGTACCGCTTCGTCCTGCTCCAGGAAGGTCCCGTTGGCGTCACGAACGGGCCAGTGTACGTCAATGGGAAGATCGCCAATCCGAGCATGCCACTAAGGCCAGGTGAGAGTGGCAAGATTGAGCTCACCGAGGCGTTTGAAAAGGACTACAGGGGTGTGAAATTCACTCTTAGAGGTGTGGTCTATTATTACGTGGCACCACACGGCAACGACATATATAACCCCACCTTCTACTTGGAGCCTCACATGGACATAATAGGGTATATTCCAGTCAAAGAACTTGATAGGGTTCAGAAAGGGGACAACGTAATCAGCGGTCAGGCCAGTGTCCCGAGAGAATTCTTCAGTGCCTACATCCAGGAGCTGAAAAAGAAGTATGGAGACAAGGTTGTAATCGTCAGCCAGCGTCTTGAGCCAATATTCCTGGTCCAGAAGGAGTACGTACTGTGGGAGGGCCATTAG
- a CDS encoding geranylgeranylglyceryl/heptaprenylglyceryl phosphate synthase: protein MLKLGKVESYIHEKLEKEKLHFVLLDPDDVSPELAGELARMSEEVGVDAIMVGGSTGAEGEVLDSVVKAIKESSNLPVILFPGSHGGISKYADAIFFMSLLNSRNPFFITGAQALGAFQVKRYGIEPIPMAYLIIEPGETVGWVGDAKPIPRHKPKIAAAYALAGQYLGMRLVYLEAGSGAPQPVPPEMIGLVKRVIDVPLIVGGGIRTEEQARTAVKAGADIVVTGTAIEKAGSIEKAGEKLEELNRGVKG from the coding sequence ATGCTCAAGCTTGGAAAAGTTGAAAGCTACATCCATGAAAAGCTCGAAAAGGAAAAGCTCCACTTCGTTCTTCTCGACCCGGACGACGTTTCGCCAGAACTCGCTGGAGAACTGGCGAGAATGAGTGAAGAGGTTGGCGTTGATGCGATAATGGTCGGCGGCTCAACTGGAGCCGAGGGGGAAGTCCTCGACAGTGTTGTTAAGGCAATAAAGGAAAGTTCGAACCTTCCTGTGATCCTCTTTCCGGGCTCACACGGCGGGATAAGCAAGTATGCCGATGCGATTTTCTTCATGAGCCTCCTTAACTCGCGGAACCCGTTCTTCATAACCGGTGCCCAGGCATTGGGGGCCTTCCAGGTCAAGCGCTACGGTATAGAACCGATCCCGATGGCCTACCTGATCATTGAGCCCGGAGAAACCGTGGGCTGGGTCGGGGATGCAAAGCCCATCCCAAGGCACAAGCCGAAGATAGCAGCAGCTTACGCTTTAGCCGGCCAGTACCTCGGGATGAGGCTCGTTTACCTCGAAGCTGGAAGTGGCGCGCCACAGCCCGTTCCGCCCGAGATGATAGGTCTTGTAAAGCGCGTTATAGATGTCCCTCTCATAGTCGGTGGTGGTATCCGAACTGAGGAGCAGGCAAGGACTGCTGTAAAAGCTGGAGCAGACATTGTCGTTACTGGAACTGCGATAGAGAAGGCAGGCTCGATTGAAAAAGCTGGGGAAAAGTTGGAAGAGTTAAACAGAGGCGTTAAGGGATAG
- a CDS encoding antitoxin family protein, which yields MLRRYLNKVETMGTVIEAVYDGEKFRPLKKVNLPKGAKVKVIVGETIWDLMESVKGIPVNTDIKEVLDDVRGRKRVRY from the coding sequence GTGCTGAGGAGATATTTGAATAAGGTGGAAACTATGGGGACAGTTATCGAGGCCGTCTATGATGGGGAGAAGTTTAGGCCCCTAAAAAAAGTTAATCTCCCCAAGGGAGCCAAGGTTAAAGTTATTGTTGGAGAAACAATCTGGGACTTAATGGAGAGTGTCAAGGGAATTCCCGTTAACACAGATATCAAGGAAGTGCTGGACGATGTTAGGGGGAGAAAGAGGGTTCGTTATTGA
- a CDS encoding GIY-YIG nuclease family protein — MKGSYFLVIFLKADKVIQTKAREFPLRAGYYVYVGSAMNSLEKRVERHFREDKRLHWHIDYLLKEARLLRAYLIPSEERLEEKLSIEVLKFGEPVEGFGAGDVRVSTNLYRFEEEPDKVLVGVLTRLGLSWKTVKSAEEIFE, encoded by the coding sequence ATGAAGGGTTCATACTTTCTCGTGATTTTTCTGAAGGCTGACAAAGTTATACAGACTAAGGCTAGGGAGTTCCCTTTAAGGGCAGGCTACTACGTTTACGTCGGCTCTGCCATGAACTCGCTCGAAAAGAGGGTGGAGAGGCACTTTAGAGAAGATAAGAGGCTTCACTGGCACATTGATTACCTCCTTAAGGAGGCGAGGCTTTTAAGGGCGTACTTGATCCCTAGCGAAGAAAGGCTTGAGGAGAAACTCTCAATTGAAGTTTTGAAGTTCGGGGAACCAGTGGAAGGCTTCGGAGCGGGAGACGTGAGGGTGAGTACGAACCTCTACCGCTTCGAAGAAGAACCTGACAAGGTTCTCGTTGGAGTTCTCACCAGGCTCGGTCTCAGCTGGAAAACCGTTAAAAGTGCTGAGGAGATATTTGAATAA
- a CDS encoding methyltransferase domain-containing protein, whose protein sequence is MLEEVTEEKIREAKELIKKGYDERKLHTRLGKDWELIVEIARARIRARDKFSRDDLWMDMEGLRYATHEVVAKYRAERLKEFGVESIADVSCGIGIQLIFYAMKVERAYGIDIDPLKIEFARRNAEKYGVSNIEFINADSLLPETVERVNADVVFSDPARPPEVPERNLEELLPSPLKVYEAYKKKAEAFIFDLPPQMKREKVPWKGEFEYIDLFGALNRLTFYTEPLAKAERSAVILPAGVRLKSDPSLENIVEWTERPGEYLYEIPQSVDYADLINELFHRLPVEAKMLLREKRRVLATGNEPVTSPYLKRTYSVVGVFPFHPVRINDFLRREGFGKATLRISVPESEYWRIRKKIEENLKGERRAFVFKVGEKAVIAEEL, encoded by the coding sequence ATGCTTGAGGAGGTCACAGAGGAGAAAATCAGAGAGGCCAAGGAACTTATAAAGAAGGGCTACGACGAGAGAAAGCTCCACACCAGGCTCGGGAAGGACTGGGAGCTGATAGTAGAGATAGCCAGGGCCAGAATAAGAGCCAGGGACAAGTTCTCGAGGGACGACTTGTGGATGGACATGGAGGGGCTCCGCTATGCCACTCACGAAGTCGTTGCGAAGTACCGTGCTGAGAGACTGAAGGAGTTTGGTGTGGAGAGCATCGCCGACGTTTCCTGCGGCATTGGCATACAGCTAATCTTCTACGCTATGAAAGTTGAAAGGGCCTATGGGATAGACATTGACCCACTAAAGATAGAGTTTGCCAGGAGGAACGCCGAAAAGTATGGGGTCTCAAACATTGAGTTTATAAACGCTGATTCTCTCCTACCCGAGACCGTTGAGAGAGTGAACGCGGATGTCGTGTTCTCCGATCCTGCGAGACCGCCGGAGGTCCCCGAGAGGAACCTTGAGGAGCTCCTCCCAAGCCCGCTGAAGGTCTATGAGGCCTACAAAAAGAAGGCTGAAGCTTTTATCTTTGACCTTCCGCCGCAGATGAAGAGGGAGAAAGTCCCGTGGAAAGGGGAGTTCGAGTACATAGACCTCTTTGGGGCGCTGAACAGGCTGACGTTTTACACGGAGCCCCTTGCGAAGGCCGAGAGGAGCGCCGTAATCCTGCCTGCTGGGGTAAGGCTTAAGAGCGACCCCTCCCTTGAAAACATTGTTGAGTGGACTGAAAGGCCGGGTGAATACCTCTACGAGATACCCCAGAGCGTGGACTACGCCGACCTTATAAACGAGCTCTTCCACAGGCTCCCAGTCGAGGCAAAAATGCTGCTCAGGGAAAAGAGAAGGGTTCTCGCTACCGGCAACGAGCCAGTTACAAGCCCCTACCTCAAGAGGACGTACAGTGTCGTTGGGGTTTTCCCATTCCATCCAGTCAGGATAAACGACTTCCTAAGAAGGGAGGGCTTTGGGAAGGCAACGCTTAGGATAAGCGTCCCCGAAAGCGAGTACTGGAGGATCCGGAAGAAGATCGAGGAGAACCTCAAGGGGGAGAGGAGGGCTTTCGTGTTCAAAGTTGGTGAAAAAGCGGTGATAGCGGAAGAGCTATAA
- a CDS encoding PCNA-inhibitor — protein sequence MDRKLDEFIGDAVPKTQPKEKPTQRKKRLKPTRLDSFLPEEHINYFRDLRIGSKKIRNAKIGEL from the coding sequence ATGGACAGGAAGCTCGACGAGTTCATCGGCGACGCCGTCCCGAAAACACAGCCCAAGGAAAAACCCACTCAGAGAAAAAAGCGGCTTAAGCCAACCAGACTCGACTCCTTCCTCCCGGAGGAGCACATAAACTACTTCAGAGACCTCAGAATCGGCTCAAAGAAGATACGAAATGCAAAAATCGGGGAGTTATAG
- a CDS encoding DUF2095 family protein → MAEGEKREVKKRPVDEFAWQEYDIEEFKKTFPALARELEEEPGLSIDAYRMSEEELIEEEELELRDFSGYNPTIIDFLRRCETDDEALEIINWMEERGEITHEMAKELRIVLAKKGVRAFGPKKEWGWYERHGRH, encoded by the coding sequence ATGGCCGAAGGGGAAAAGAGAGAAGTTAAAAAGCGTCCCGTTGACGAGTTTGCGTGGCAGGAATACGACATTGAAGAGTTTAAAAAGACGTTTCCAGCCCTCGCAAGGGAGCTTGAAGAAGAGCCAGGACTGAGCATAGACGCCTACAGGATGTCCGAGGAAGAACTCATCGAAGAGGAAGAACTTGAGCTCCGGGACTTCTCAGGCTACAACCCGACGATAATTGACTTCCTGAGGCGGTGCGAGACGGACGATGAGGCCCTTGAGATAATTAACTGGATGGAAGAGAGAGGCGAGATAACGCACGAGATGGCAAAGGAACTGAGGATAGTCCTGGCTAAAAAGGGAGTAAGGGCCTTCGGGCCGAAAAAGGAGTGGGGCTGGTACGAAAGGCACGGTAGGCACTAA
- the glmS gene encoding glutamine--fructose-6-phosphate transaminase (isomerizing), whose product MCGIIGYIGTRKACEVIVKGLKRLEYRGYDSAGVVTGNGENLDVRKGAGRIDELTEKLGFLEMEGNRGIGHTRWATHGVPNDINAHPQKDCTGKIVLVHNGIIENFVELKDELLKKGHVFRSDTDTEVIAHLIEEELKDSESFEEALRKALKRLKGSFALAIIYADEPDRLYLVRNESPLVLGIGNGEMFAASDVPAFLEYTNKVVFLDDGEYAIITKDSYVVKKIDTGEVVEKPVHEISWTLDMAEKAGYPHFMLKEIYEQPRAIKDAIHGNREVIRGVAEEIANYDKIIFVAMGTSYHAALVGKYLLQRLAKKVPIIEEASEFRYEFEDLIDDRTLLIAITQSGETADTLAAMKLAKKKGAKVLGIVNVVGSMATRIADLTLYTHAGPEIGVAATKTYTTQLTVLTMLAIELARVLGTASEDYLTKLEDELIKVPNLVELALKHDESLKELAETLKDKRDFFYIGRGVSVPTALEGALKLKEISYIHAEGLSAGELKHGPLALLEEGVPVVAISPSGKVFEKMVGNIEEAKARGAMIISLSDRGELGRVSDVLIKMPEVDELLSPIVYVVPLQLLAYHLAVLKGNDPDKPRNLAKSVTVE is encoded by the coding sequence ATGTGCGGCATCATTGGCTACATAGGTACCAGAAAGGCCTGCGAAGTTATTGTAAAGGGGCTCAAAAGGCTTGAATACAGGGGCTACGATTCAGCCGGAGTAGTGACGGGGAACGGTGAAAACCTCGACGTGAGGAAGGGAGCCGGGAGGATAGACGAGCTGACTGAAAAGCTCGGCTTTCTTGAAATGGAAGGTAACAGGGGCATCGGTCACACCAGGTGGGCTACCCACGGCGTTCCCAACGACATTAACGCTCACCCCCAAAAGGACTGCACCGGGAAGATAGTACTCGTCCACAACGGCATAATAGAGAACTTTGTGGAGCTGAAAGATGAGCTCCTCAAAAAGGGGCACGTCTTTAGGAGCGATACTGACACTGAGGTTATAGCCCACCTGATTGAGGAGGAGCTAAAGGATTCGGAGAGCTTTGAAGAGGCTCTCAGGAAAGCCCTTAAGAGGCTTAAAGGCTCTTTTGCCCTGGCTATAATCTACGCCGACGAGCCTGACAGGCTCTATCTCGTCAGGAACGAGAGTCCGCTTGTCTTGGGAATTGGGAACGGTGAGATGTTTGCGGCCAGTGATGTGCCGGCTTTTCTTGAGTATACAAACAAAGTGGTTTTCCTCGATGATGGTGAATACGCAATCATAACTAAGGATTCCTACGTTGTCAAGAAGATCGACACGGGGGAAGTTGTTGAGAAACCCGTCCACGAGATAAGCTGGACGCTGGATATGGCCGAAAAAGCCGGTTATCCCCACTTCATGCTGAAGGAGATATATGAACAGCCGAGGGCGATCAAAGATGCAATCCACGGCAACAGGGAAGTCATTAGGGGTGTCGCCGAGGAGATAGCAAACTACGACAAAATCATCTTCGTGGCCATGGGCACTTCCTATCACGCCGCTCTGGTCGGAAAGTACCTCCTTCAGAGGCTCGCCAAAAAGGTTCCAATCATTGAGGAGGCGAGCGAGTTCAGGTACGAGTTCGAAGACCTGATAGACGACAGAACTCTCCTGATAGCGATAACCCAGAGCGGTGAGACCGCCGATACCCTCGCGGCGATGAAGCTGGCAAAGAAGAAGGGAGCGAAGGTCCTTGGGATAGTCAACGTGGTAGGGAGCATGGCAACGAGGATAGCTGACTTAACCCTCTACACCCACGCCGGGCCTGAAATCGGAGTCGCGGCCACAAAGACCTACACAACCCAGCTAACGGTTCTCACAATGCTCGCTATAGAGCTCGCAAGAGTTCTAGGAACCGCGAGTGAAGACTACCTCACGAAGCTTGAAGACGAGCTCATTAAAGTCCCGAACCTCGTTGAACTCGCCTTGAAGCACGATGAGTCGCTGAAGGAACTGGCCGAAACGCTTAAGGACAAGCGGGACTTCTTCTACATTGGCAGGGGCGTAAGCGTCCCAACCGCCCTCGAAGGTGCCCTCAAGCTCAAGGAGATAAGCTACATCCACGCCGAGGGGCTGAGCGCCGGTGAGCTCAAACACGGGCCCCTCGCACTGCTTGAAGAGGGTGTTCCAGTCGTCGCTATAAGCCCTAGCGGGAAGGTATTTGAAAAGATGGTGGGCAACATCGAAGAGGCAAAGGCGAGGGGGGCGATGATAATCTCCCTCTCGGATAGGGGAGAGCTCGGCAGGGTATCTGACGTGCTAATAAAGATGCCTGAAGTTGATGAGTTATTAAGTCCAATCGTGTATGTCGTCCCGCTCCAGCTCCTCGCTTACCACCTGGCAGTTTTAAAGGGCAACGACCCCGACAAGCCTAGGAATCTTGCCAAATCAGTTACCGTTGAGTGA
- a CDS encoding single- stranded DNA-binding family protein encodes MKLSTGYVRASGYAHKVRRVLFALVKGKVDPKEVVRAAGELNSRIFEEFQKLGVEKEDVVRINVEFSIQDGSIVWDYDTLSIEVYKKSEEEKLAKAMEEVEARERELDQKIREIEELALKLKSAADDLVEKIEEFKQEHTSLKLRIEE; translated from the coding sequence ATGAAGCTGAGCACCGGCTATGTCCGGGCCAGTGGCTATGCCCACAAGGTCAGGAGGGTGCTTTTTGCACTCGTTAAGGGGAAGGTCGATCCTAAGGAGGTAGTTAGGGCAGCCGGTGAGCTGAACTCCAGAATATTTGAGGAGTTCCAAAAGCTCGGTGTTGAGAAAGAGGACGTTGTCAGGATAAATGTCGAGTTCTCCATCCAGGATGGCTCAATAGTGTGGGACTACGATACGCTCTCCATCGAAGTTTACAAGAAGAGCGAAGAAGAGAAGCTTGCGAAGGCCATGGAAGAAGTTGAGGCCAGAGAGCGTGAACTTGACCAAAAGATAAGGGAGATTGAGGAGTTAGCACTGAAGCTGAAGAGCGCCGCCGATGACCTTGTGGAGAAGATAGAAGAATTCAAGCAGGAACACACCTCACTCAAGCTGAGGATAGAAGAGTGA